The Metarhizium brunneum chromosome 3, complete sequence DNA window CTGGCAACGTCCATTTCGTCCGTGGCCAGTACCTCCCCAGTGGTCGGGCCCGCATCGACGGCTCCGGAGAGGCCATCTAGTTGGAGATCATGTAGCGGCTGAAGAGTTGCAATAGACGACGGGTCAGAGCCTTCGGCAATCACCCAGACCTGGGCTGCGTCATCGAGAGCAATGAAACCACTTGCCCCCGGTGCTGACACAAGGCTCACAATCCTATGCGGCGTGCTCCTAACTAGTAAAGGCTCTGGGTCTTCCGGGTCGAAGATACCAATGCTCGATACACCGCCGATAGGGAGAGTGACAGCGAAGTGGCCCGAAGTATGGTCAACGGCAAGTTGATGCAGCTCGGTAACCCCGTAAAGTTTGGGGACAACGATGCCATATTCTAGCTCGTCGGCAACCACGTTATACACTCTCAAGTCGCTGGATAAGACGATAATGAAAGAGCCCAGGGCCTGGATAGATTGAAGCTTGCCATCCCACAGCCCCTCAAGAGTCTTGACGATTTGCCCAGAGGCCACGTCAATAACGTATACAACCCCGGGATCAACAGCCCCAAAAGCGGCAAACAATGTAGAGCCATCTTCTGAAAAGACAACTCTGCCCTGAACCTCGATATGCCGCGTCGGGTTGATAAGGTCCGTGCCATTTTCGATTCCAGTGCCGTCACCAACACCGATAGCTTGAGTGCAGCCCCAAGACACAGCATCCCGGCCGTTTGCGTCCTTGACCGAAACCCCATTTTGCTGGCGATGCCTCGGTCTCCACAGTCGTACGACTCCATCAGATCCAATGCTTGCAAAGCAGCTTGATGTAGGATCAGACGCCAAGTCTAGAACTGATTCTGGGCAAGTGGTGGAATGAGGCGCGTTGATTCTTGACACCAATTCTAATGACTCGGCCCCTTCCCTAACTTCCCAGAATTTTAGGTAAACCTCATGCCTCTCGCGCATAAACTGATGCCTCAGGTCTTGGGAGATGTTTTCCACATCTCTGGGTGCAGGTTTCCACTCATCAACGCTAGCGAGCCACTTGCCATCTCCAGAGAAGTTGATGTTTGTGACGACAGGTTCATCAATTGGGTGTCCTTTGCTGCTGAGGTTAACATCTGTGGGTTGTGTTCGCGCCAGCGCTTGCTTCGAGACACTAGTAAATGATTCCAAATCAAAAGACTGCAACAACGGCATAGAGAGATTTCCTGACAAAGTCTCCTGGCGGCCATTGCTGACACAAACGTAGAGTTTTGAGGGATCCGAAGGTCTGATAGAAGCCGGGATCGGTTGTCGTacgtgttccgatacgttCCACACGCGTCGGACAAGTAAATCCTTCGGTTCTGACACATCGATTGCTGCTGATTGGATTCCGGCAATGTAAGCAGTGGGTTTCATTTCAGCAGTAGATAAAATCATGGCTGAGTTATCATCTAGATGGAGAACGTAGGAAGAGCCAGTTTGCGAGACCACAATGTTCTCAATGCTCCCAGACAGGTGTGGTAGGAAGTCCTTTCTAGACGTGTCAACCTGCCACACAACAAGAACATTCTCGGAACCTCCAGATATAAAATAGTTTCCTGAAACGAGTTAGCAATCGAACCCAAATTGCGATCAGGGAAGGATTTATGTACCGTCTGTTGACCACTTGACTGCATGGACAGCTTTACGGTGCCAGTGATACTTCTGTACTTGAATGCCATCTTTCACAAGCTGGGCTTTCCCAACAGCCCTGACATGGGTCAAAGCATCATGATAAACATAAATGCCTCCTCTAGCGCCTCCAATAATGACATCGACAGCTGTATCCGCCCCCGCTTGGCTTTTTCTGCTCCCCGAAAATCGTGCATGTAGTCTCAGGTCGATGGATGTGATGAGGTCAGGAGAGTCGAAGGAGAAAATTTCGTACTGCAATTGGTCAAGGCTCTCAGCGGTTGCAGAGGCAGTGCCTAGGAATAAGCTATCCTGGAATGCTCCCACGATGACCTGACCGTCTTCACTGGTCTCGAGGATTTGAAGGCCATATCCGGGCTTCTGGAGAGACAAGACGCTGTTCGACTTGCGCTTGCCACCGTTGACTAGTTGGTATGCAATGACTTCCATACGGTTCGATTTTTCTGACTCCGCAACCAAGAGGATCTCTTTGTCCTCAGCAAAAGCAACTGGCACAACTGCCAAGGCTTTCGCAGTTTTGGAAGACGTTTGAAACGCAGGGGACGGGGCGTCTCCTTGAGACCAATTAACACAATAAATGTGTCCATCAGAGCATGCCACCCACACTAACTGAGGGTTGTTTTTTGACAAACGGGTTCCAACAATGTGAGCAGGAATTGAACCCTTCGAGGCTGATGTATCGAGAGTGCTAATTGGAATACGTCGAATAAGCAGGGAGTCGTTGGCGTTATATATTTGAATTGAGGTGTTGTACGTTAGGATGAGATATCTGTCAAAGTGTTAGAGCAGGTTGGGGTGTGATTTGAAAGGCATCTCACTGTTCGTCTTTTGTAAGAATGGGATCAATGTCTAGCATCCGGCCGCCCATTGGCTTTGAAActcgccagccagcctcTCCGTCGTCAGACTGCCGAATGACATGTTGAGGACGAAAAGAGCTCAGTTCTCCTGCCAGGACCTCATGGTTTGATTCTCCCTGCTTTGACTTTTGAGGCGTTGGCGTGTTGTTGCCATTAGCTTTGCTTTCTCGATTCTGCTGTCTGTGTCTCTTCGACGTCGTCTCGCTTTCAGTTATGcccctctttcttttttttgttttgtcatCTTTAGGCCGAGGGCCCTTAGTTCCAGTCATTGTCACAGATGTTCTCTATCCGACAGATATGGAACGTGCGTGCAAATCGcagacgaagaaaaaaaagctttgTCGCAATGGGCAATTTTTGGCCGTCGACAAGGTCGGCTTCAGGCCTGCGCTGGCTCAGAAATTTTGGTCCCGCCATTGAACTTTTTGCTGATAAGATAAGGCTTCCGGCAAAACCCCGGCCCAGGCTCTATTTTCTAGTCGCCTCACAAAGCCAATCTCGTCACGATCGCACCTTTCTATCCATCTATCTCCAGACACACTTTGATCTGTCATCAGCTCTCAAAGAAAAAATTCATCATGATTATTCCTATACGTTGCTTCTCCTGCGGAAAGGTACGCGCATGCGCAAACTCGATATTGCAGTCCACCACTAATGTTTGCAGGTCACGGGGGACCTTTGGGAGCGGTATCTCCAACTCATCGCGGATCCGAGAAAAACTGATGGGTAAGCACATACCGGGCAAATCACTGCTGAAAACAGGAATTCTCTGACGCTACTTAACAGTGATGCCATGGACGAACTTGGGTTGAAGCGTTATTGCTGTCGTCGCATGATCATGACCCACGTCGACCTCATCGAGAAACTGCTCAAGTAAGCCAAACTAGCTGGGCTCCTTCAACATCGCAGTTGCTAACTGAATTGCCCTAGATATACACCAGACGGTCGAAACGAGAAGAAGCAACGGCTCAATGAACTGGCATGAGGCTGGATCATTCGCTGTCAATGAGTGCATGGGTCGGCGTTTCTTGGgtcgtttctttttctatGTTGGTTTGATAACAGATTTggcgctggaggaggccAGGTTATGGCATACCCAAAAGAACTTTGCCTCTTTAGACATTCTGTTTAGGAGATTAAATGCTAGTGGTCTGATCTCAGCCCCTTTCCTCTTCGAGAGAATCAAGTTCACAAGTTTATTCAAAAACTGATTCTACCTAACAACGTTGTCGAATGATGGCATAGATGTGACCTGTGGCCTAAGATGGCTCGTTCCCCGCCTAGGGATGTTATCTACACCTAAATGAAGGGAGCCATGCGACTGCCTGTTTTGCACGTTCTCGTTTCATGTTAGCTCTAGACACGAGTTGTAGCAGAGTACCCTAGGTCGGGCAAAGTCAAGACATGAATTGATACCGTCCTATGGCCCAAAGTATTTGAAATAGCATAATCCACCAACAGATCTCACTCCTGTACACTGATGGCATGCGCTGAGCAAAGCGGCTGTCTATTGCAGCTAATGTAACCTGGTATCAGCTCCTCAGCTTCCGGTAGCACACCAAATCTTTGTCTACCTAGCCAACTCCGGGAATCTAGAGCATCCATAGCCCGTCGAAGACGGTGTACGACGAAAACGCCGTGTTTCCGAACCTCAATAACCGTTCCAAAACATGCTTATGCCCTCTTTCAATCTCAGATCCAGGGTGCCTCGCGTAGCTGCTTAGAAGATGCTAAATTTAAATCGGAGCTGTATAAAGGTAGGCTTCTGGCGCTAAACAAAGCGTCAATGCTTTCGAAGTGGCTTGCCGATATACCTGAAACCGGTTATCAGGTCGCCAGTAGTGTCGGGCAGGATTTGAGAGTTCAAATTCTACCATGGGCGGCCATATCGCGGCTATGTTGGCCAATAGCTCCCCACTCGGGCAGGCTTGGGTCTCTAGAGCTGGCTGTCGTGCAACCAATGCATACCGCCACGGATTACGGTGCGCTGGCCGCCTGTAGGTGTTGTCAAGAACTGCATTCACTCCAGTCAGCTGCGAAGAATTGGAGCTGGATGCACAGCACATGGCTTGCCAGGATGTGGCATCCAAGCGAGCTCTTCAAGCAAGCGTTGGTGGGAAATCTGGGCGAAGACCTTGAGGCCCCAAGTAGCCGTTACACAAGCATCTCGTCATTTTGGAGAAAACAATACTTCTATATCAACAGAAAACGTCGTAGACAAAAGATCCTACCTGGGAGAGACGTACGTACCAAGCCGA harbors:
- the utp17 gene encoding U3 small nucleolar RNA-associated protein 17; amino-acid sequence: MTGTKGPRPKDDKTKKRKRGITESETTSKRHRQQNRESKANGNNTPTPQKSKQGESNHEVLAGELSSFRPQHVIRQSDDGEAGWRVSKPMGGRMLDIDPILTKDEQYLILTYNTSIQIYNANDSLLIRRIPISTLDTSASKGSIPAHIVGTRLSKNNPQLVWVACSDGHIYCVNWSQGDAPSPAFQTSSKTAKALAVVPVAFAEDKEILLVAESEKSNRMEVIAYQLVNGGKRKSNSVLSLQKPGYGLQILETSEDGQVIVGAFQDSLFLGTASATAESLDQLQYEIFSFDSPDLITSIDLRLHARFSGSRKSQAGADTAVDVIIGGARGGIYVYHDALTHVRAVGKAQLVKDGIQVQKYHWHRKAVHAVKWSTDGNYFISGGSENVLVVWQVDTSRKDFLPHLSGSIENIVVSQTGSSYVLHLDDNSAMILSTAEMKPTAYIAGIQSAAIDVSEPKDLLVRRVWNVSEHVRQPIPASIRPSDPSKLYVCVSNGRQETLSGNLSMPLLQSFDLESFTSVSKQALARTQPTDVNLSSKGHPIDEPVVTNINFSGDGKWLASVDEWKPAPRDVENISQDLRHQFMRERHEVYLKFWEVREGAESLELVSRINAPHSTTCPESVLDLASDPTSSCFASIGSDGVVRLWRPRHRQQNGVSVKDANGRDAVSWGCTQAIGVGDGTGIENGTDLINPTRHIEVQGRVVFSEDGSTLFAAFGAVDPGVVYVIDVASGQIVKTLEGLWDGKLQSIQALGSFIIVLSSDLRVYNVVADELEYGIVVPKLYGVTELHQLAVDHTSGHFAVTLPIGGVSSIGIFDPEDPEPLLVRSTPHRIVSLVSAPGASGFIALDDAAQVWVIAEGSDPSSIATLQPLHDLQLDGLSGAVDAGPTTGEVLATDEMDVASEDDMADAKEVDEDVDMGDDDDDDDDAYGSVIPQQFLTEIFDATPAFAAPSIEDMFYKVTGLLATKPHAEQ
- the RPB10 gene encoding DNA-directed RNA polymerases I, II, and III subunit RPABC5; translated protein: MIIPIRCFSCGKVTGDLWERYLQLIADPRKTDGDAMDELGLKRYCCRRMIMTHVDLIEKLLKYTPDGRNEKKQRLNELA